The proteins below are encoded in one region of Sphingobium sp. CR2-8:
- a CDS encoding zinc-dependent metalloprotease, with protein sequence MKALRALPLVALTILSARSVEVVAQPVPPARTPSSTPGSVTDKSLFGLLPTDKGGQRILLPVAGKDGGIGRYLYTPSIAGGLGAAEIGLDRARLGETQILLFRKVGNRVLAEFENLRFRALNGDAGEEQAVRRSFSGSPIWSGDIVSEDEKGISVDLSGLLMRDAFDVAGRLKATKAGSYKIAANLSYIDTAQTLAFPDNVEFETALTFTSDDPGPAIERVLPDARGLTVRVHHSFIRLPDDDFHTRAHDPRTGTSVQVIRNNYAAALEEPIVTRLVRRFRLEKVDPAAQRSRVQKPIIFYVDRAAPQAIRTALMEGAQWWAQAFDAAGFIDAFRVEELPAGVNPMDARYNVVAWIHRETRAWSTGTTIVDPRTGEIVRGVVQLGSLRAWQDKLIFEGLVGAAKEGTGGPDDPIQLARARLRQLAVHEVGHALGLSHNFAGSTFENSASVMDYPAPRVSIKDGALDLSDAYATGVGAWDRFAIDWLYRQFPAGTDEKAALDAMARAAQARGYRFVADGDTRGDGDAQPWGNMWDDGTDAVAQLSHILAVRRIALDRLGLDNLPAGAAAADLRRMIVPIYLFHRYQLTAASKLIGGVDYAYAVKGDGHEQALVVDAARQRAALRALLETLDPATLDLPDRLIPLLSSVQSGTPDRQSEIELLPGRTAAAFDWARAAEVAADGSLLALLAPERLNRMVAQRAADAGQLSLDELLGTLDDRVTATTQSGRQAEIARQVRARYALRLVSLADDKGLSSTAIAIVRAHMQSLADRLGKGGGDAADTAHNRYLATMLTASSDERAKLAEPIAPPPPIPPGAPIGSDAECWFCMPAAPTTAE encoded by the coding sequence ATGAAAGCCCTGCGCGCCCTTCCCCTCGTCGCCCTGACCATCCTGAGTGCCCGAAGCGTCGAGGTCGTGGCCCAGCCAGTTCCTCCTGCCAGAACGCCGTCCAGTACGCCTGGCAGCGTCACGGACAAAAGCCTGTTCGGGCTGCTGCCGACCGACAAGGGCGGGCAGCGCATTCTGCTTCCGGTCGCCGGAAAGGACGGCGGGATCGGGCGCTATCTCTACACCCCCTCCATCGCCGGTGGACTGGGCGCGGCGGAAATCGGCCTGGACCGTGCGCGGTTGGGCGAGACGCAGATCCTGCTGTTCCGCAAAGTCGGCAACCGGGTTCTGGCCGAGTTCGAAAATCTGCGCTTTCGTGCGCTTAATGGCGATGCGGGCGAAGAACAGGCTGTACGACGCTCCTTTTCCGGGTCGCCGATCTGGTCGGGCGATATCGTCAGCGAAGATGAAAAAGGCATCAGCGTCGATCTGTCCGGACTGCTGATGCGCGACGCGTTCGATGTCGCCGGGCGGTTAAAGGCGACGAAGGCGGGCAGCTACAAGATCGCAGCGAATCTGAGCTATATCGACACGGCGCAGACGCTGGCCTTCCCCGACAATGTGGAGTTCGAGACGGCGCTGACCTTTACCAGCGACGATCCGGGTCCTGCGATCGAACGGGTGCTGCCGGACGCGCGCGGATTGACCGTCAGGGTCCATCACAGTTTCATTCGCCTGCCTGACGACGATTTCCATACCCGTGCGCATGATCCGCGCACGGGTACGTCGGTGCAGGTGATCCGCAACAATTATGCTGCCGCCCTGGAGGAGCCGATCGTGACGCGGCTGGTTCGCCGGTTCCGGCTGGAGAAGGTCGATCCGGCGGCCCAACGCTCGCGCGTGCAGAAGCCCATCATCTTCTATGTCGATCGCGCCGCGCCGCAGGCGATCCGCACCGCGTTGATGGAAGGCGCGCAATGGTGGGCGCAAGCTTTCGATGCTGCCGGCTTCATCGATGCTTTCCGGGTGGAGGAACTGCCTGCGGGCGTCAATCCGATGGATGCGCGCTACAATGTCGTGGCGTGGATCCACCGCGAAACCCGGGCATGGTCGACCGGCACGACGATCGTCGATCCACGCACGGGCGAGATCGTGCGCGGCGTAGTTCAGCTGGGGTCGCTACGCGCCTGGCAGGACAAGCTGATTTTCGAGGGGCTGGTCGGCGCGGCGAAGGAAGGCACGGGGGGACCGGACGATCCGATCCAGCTGGCACGGGCGCGGCTGCGACAACTGGCGGTGCATGAAGTTGGCCATGCCCTCGGCCTCTCTCATAATTTTGCCGGATCGACGTTCGAGAACAGCGCGTCGGTGATGGATTATCCCGCACCGCGCGTGAGCATCAAGGACGGCGCGCTCGACCTGTCGGATGCCTACGCGACCGGCGTCGGGGCGTGGGACCGGTTCGCGATCGACTGGCTATATCGCCAGTTTCCGGCAGGCACCGACGAGAAAGCGGCGCTCGACGCCATGGCGCGCGCGGCGCAGGCAAGGGGCTATCGTTTCGTGGCCGATGGCGACACGCGCGGCGATGGCGACGCCCAGCCATGGGGCAATATGTGGGACGACGGGACGGATGCAGTCGCGCAGTTGAGCCATATATTGGCCGTGCGAAGGATTGCGCTGGATCGATTGGGGCTGGATAACCTGCCCGCCGGTGCCGCAGCGGCGGATTTGCGCCGCATGATCGTGCCCATCTACCTGTTCCACCGCTATCAGTTGACGGCGGCATCGAAGCTCATAGGGGGGGTCGACTATGCCTATGCGGTCAAGGGGGACGGCCATGAGCAGGCACTGGTGGTCGACGCCGCGCGGCAGCGCGCGGCGTTGCGCGCCTTGCTGGAGACTCTCGATCCGGCGACGCTGGATCTGCCCGATCGGCTGATCCCGCTGCTCTCTTCGGTTCAGTCGGGCACGCCCGACCGCCAGAGCGAGATCGAACTGTTGCCCGGTCGAACCGCCGCCGCTTTCGACTGGGCGCGCGCGGCGGAAGTGGCCGCAGACGGCAGCCTGCTGGCGCTGCTGGCGCCGGAGCGGCTCAATCGGATGGTAGCGCAGCGCGCCGCAGATGCCGGACAGCTATCGCTCGACGAACTGCTGGGCACGCTGGACGATCGCGTCACGGCCACGACGCAGTCGGGGCGGCAGGCCGAGATCGCGCGGCAGGTCCGTGCCCGCTATGCGCTGCGTCTGGTTTCGCTGGCCGATGACAAAGGGCTGTCTTCCACCGCGATCGCGATCGTCCGAGCGCATATGCAGAGCCTGGCCGATCGCCTGGGCAAGGGCGGCGGCGATGCGGCCGATACGGCACACAACCGTTATCTGGCGACGATGCTGACCGCTTCATCCGATGAACGCGCGAAGCTGGCCGAGCCGATTGCGCCGCCGCCACCGATCCCGCCGGGCGCACCGATCGGCAGCGATGCCGAATGCTGGTTCTGCATGCCCGCCGCGCCCACCACCGCCGAATAA
- a CDS encoding amidohydrolase family protein, producing the protein MRKSLLTALLATVVALPIALHPAASSSAPAGSGVVAILDATIFDGTGAAPSPGTVLIQDGRIAAVGSDVKVPRGAKIINAKGKALLPGFFDIHTHWTPGGSPSTFPQIANAYVAAGVTTVNDFNEAPEAYAPLRAWLGQMTAPHVHFAARVSTPGGHGADWADQATTLWVNTPEAGRAAIESLVAYKPDLIKVFADGWRYGVSPDNTSMDEWTLRAVAQAAHTHNWPVVTHTVTVDRGLVASRAEVDSLAHGLQDRPITAEEVAVIRKSGMAMAPTLAVYDPHKRGEVKADDPRLQQTFRKFGYALGNVKAMFDAGIPIALGTDAGMPGTPHGPSTLHEMELLVQAGLTPTQALVAGTQTSAKIMRLDGDRGTIAVGKRADIVLVDGTPWTNIKDVYKVSQVLIDGKLAYGAGAPALPAANRTNRLPSISVPALLDDFERDDRRSSIDTLRIDTPDGGIDRSVEITQTVPRDGGGKALALSARMAVKDNAYAGFAIPLSRGSITPAKISGYKGLRFDLKGDGPYTVRLNGLDGIWEATVQGGTGWASQDVPFARFKPVSRRGKASPAFTGDGIIQVEIGGSRGPGQRMWLQVDNVRFY; encoded by the coding sequence ATGCGTAAATCCTTGCTTACCGCCCTGCTCGCGACAGTCGTTGCATTGCCGATCGCCCTGCACCCCGCCGCATCCTCTTCGGCACCAGCCGGATCCGGTGTCGTCGCGATCCTGGACGCCACGATCTTCGATGGCACCGGCGCGGCCCCTTCGCCCGGCACGGTGCTGATACAGGACGGCCGGATCGCGGCGGTGGGCAGCGACGTGAAGGTGCCGCGCGGCGCGAAGATCATCAACGCCAAGGGTAAGGCGCTCCTTCCCGGCTTCTTCGACATCCACACACACTGGACGCCCGGCGGCAGCCCCAGCACCTTCCCCCAGATCGCGAACGCCTATGTCGCGGCGGGCGTGACAACGGTGAATGATTTCAACGAAGCGCCCGAAGCCTATGCACCGTTGCGTGCCTGGCTGGGCCAGATGACCGCGCCGCACGTGCATTTTGCCGCGCGGGTCAGCACGCCCGGCGGCCATGGTGCCGACTGGGCGGATCAGGCGACGACGCTGTGGGTCAACACGCCCGAGGCGGGACGCGCCGCGATCGAGAGTCTGGTCGCCTATAAGCCCGACCTGATCAAGGTGTTTGCCGATGGTTGGCGCTATGGCGTGTCGCCCGACAACACGAGCATGGACGAATGGACGCTACGCGCCGTCGCGCAGGCCGCACACACGCACAACTGGCCCGTCGTGACCCATACGGTGACGGTCGATCGCGGACTGGTGGCAAGTCGCGCGGAAGTGGATTCGCTGGCGCATGGCCTTCAGGACCGACCGATCACGGCTGAGGAAGTCGCCGTGATCCGCAAGAGCGGCATGGCGATGGCGCCGACACTGGCCGTTTATGACCCCCATAAGCGCGGCGAGGTGAAGGCGGACGACCCACGGCTGCAACAGACGTTCCGCAAATTCGGTTACGCGCTGGGCAATGTGAAGGCGATGTTCGACGCGGGCATCCCGATCGCGCTGGGCACCGACGCGGGGATGCCGGGAACACCCCATGGCCCATCGACGCTGCATGAAATGGAATTGCTGGTGCAGGCGGGACTGACGCCGACGCAGGCGCTGGTGGCAGGCACCCAGACCAGCGCGAAGATCATGCGGCTGGATGGCGACCGCGGCACCATCGCCGTGGGCAAACGCGCCGACATCGTACTCGTCGACGGCACGCCTTGGACCAATATCAAGGATGTCTACAAGGTGTCGCAGGTGCTGATCGACGGCAAATTGGCCTATGGTGCGGGTGCGCCTGCCCTGCCCGCCGCCAACAGGACCAATCGCCTGCCTTCCATCAGCGTACCCGCCCTGCTGGACGATTTCGAGCGTGACGACCGGCGATCATCGATCGATACGCTGCGGATCGATACGCCCGATGGCGGCATCGATCGTTCGGTCGAGATCACCCAGACGGTGCCGCGCGATGGCGGCGGCAAGGCGCTGGCGCTTTCCGCGCGCATGGCGGTGAAGGACAATGCCTATGCCGGCTTTGCCATTCCGTTGAGCCGAGGTTCGATCACGCCTGCCAAAATCAGCGGCTACAAGGGCCTGCGCTTCGACCTGAAAGGCGACGGCCCCTACACCGTCCGTCTGAACGGGCTGGACGGCATCTGGGAAGCGACCGTGCAGGGAGGCACGGGCTGGGCATCACAGGATGTCCCGTTCGCCCGGTTCAAGCCCGTGTCGCGGCGTGGCAAGGCCAGCCCGGCGTTCACCGGCGACGGTATCATTCAGGTCGAAATCGGCGGATCGCGTGGCCCCGGCCAGCGCATGTGGTTGCAGGTGGACAATGTCCGCTTCTACTGA
- a CDS encoding TonB-dependent receptor domain-containing protein — MSWVALSSAGIAMAQEAADGEPSAEIVVVGSQIKGAKINEALPVTVVSTDEIKNSAAVSGDELFRSIPQFGDVQFNSQYLPGSSNGARGDIGSLDLRSLGIGNTLVLLNGRRVVAHPTSQANDQLVPVLSYNTNAIPVNGLERLEVLRDGAAAIYGADAVAGVVNTVLKTDYQGAELSLQYGGAEGTGLREFNANGVIGTNFAENRGNVTLFGSYDRGTGLDSTEQYFTASSDKRNLFEGTRFAGATSLDGRSVTTPFANLRTYGNRAVTYNGRALTNASGQFHLQPTSSAGCVATVGSDRCIQNGAMATAGADRDLRYDTQAQDVSIMPSLKRINLFMTGHYDLTDDVSLFTEAGFYRSKTKAQQGPIATLSSIPVYVPASNYWNPVGQAVFANGATNPNRLAGTNAPTAGLPLTINNYLFDDFGPMNITVTNQQFRLLAGLRGEYQGFNWESAVGYSEAWARDVSDNISRTQLQDYLSRSTPDAYNIFGTSVNSQSTIDAMREDLVRYTKSTLATYDFRISKADLITLPGGNVGFASGIEARRETQLDDRDGRIDGTITYTDPLTRAVAGDFVNSALNSDTSGHREVFGAYAEFAVPVISPDMDIPLIRSFDVQLAGRYEHYSDFGDVAVPKVAAAWDVVRGIRFRGSWAKSFRAPNLEQTNATVVTRANTRTDWILCEADQQAGRITDFSQCSRSQVTSARRSGNPDLKPERAKTLSFGVVLEPPLPDGAGDLTFTADWWRVRQTGLVGIFGEGNALILDYLLRKEGSSNANVIRAAPTASDIEAFTGTGLAPAGEVLFVLDQYTNLQPQTVKGLDFNLSYRTPETGIGRFNLAVNASHFLKYYQQPSPGIAALLASQDAGDIDNAINISGGRSLLQLDRKPKWRGSASLTWSLNNVTVGAFAQYTGKVYDTGLIDSDGDYWAVKATTTANLYGQYRFTQGSLDGTSVRVGVRNLFDKTPPLSSSGYQGQLYSPLQRYWYLNISHKF; from the coding sequence ATGAGCTGGGTCGCGCTGAGTAGCGCGGGGATCGCCATGGCGCAGGAGGCGGCCGATGGCGAGCCATCCGCTGAAATCGTCGTCGTGGGATCCCAGATCAAAGGCGCGAAGATCAACGAAGCCCTGCCCGTGACGGTCGTATCGACCGACGAAATCAAGAATTCGGCCGCCGTATCCGGTGACGAACTGTTCCGGTCCATCCCGCAATTCGGCGACGTCCAGTTCAACAGCCAGTATCTGCCCGGCAGTTCCAACGGTGCGCGCGGCGATATCGGGTCGCTCGACCTGCGCAGCCTTGGCATCGGCAATACACTCGTTTTGCTGAACGGTCGCCGCGTCGTCGCCCATCCAACCAGTCAGGCGAACGACCAGCTGGTGCCGGTGCTGAGCTACAACACCAATGCCATTCCGGTAAACGGGCTGGAGCGGCTGGAGGTGTTGCGCGATGGCGCGGCGGCAATCTATGGCGCGGACGCGGTAGCGGGCGTGGTCAACACGGTACTCAAGACCGACTATCAGGGTGCCGAGTTGTCGCTGCAATATGGTGGCGCGGAAGGCACGGGCCTGCGCGAATTCAACGCCAATGGCGTGATCGGCACCAATTTTGCCGAAAATCGGGGCAATGTCACCCTGTTCGGCAGCTACGACCGTGGCACCGGACTGGACTCCACCGAGCAATATTTTACCGCATCGTCGGACAAGCGTAATCTGTTCGAAGGCACCCGGTTCGCAGGCGCGACTTCGCTGGATGGCCGGTCCGTGACTACGCCCTTCGCCAATCTGCGCACCTATGGCAACCGGGCCGTCACCTATAATGGCAGGGCGCTGACCAATGCGTCGGGCCAGTTCCATCTGCAACCGACCAGCAGCGCTGGTTGCGTCGCGACGGTAGGCAGCGACCGTTGCATTCAGAATGGTGCGATGGCGACGGCGGGCGCCGACCGAGATCTGCGCTACGACACGCAGGCACAGGACGTTTCGATCATGCCCAGCCTGAAGCGTATAAACCTGTTCATGACCGGCCATTATGACCTGACCGACGATGTCAGCCTCTTCACCGAGGCCGGTTTCTATCGGAGCAAAACGAAGGCTCAGCAAGGTCCGATCGCGACATTGAGTTCGATCCCGGTCTATGTCCCGGCCAGCAACTACTGGAATCCCGTTGGCCAGGCCGTATTTGCCAACGGCGCGACCAATCCCAATCGCCTGGCGGGCACCAATGCTCCGACGGCGGGCCTGCCACTGACGATCAACAACTATCTGTTCGACGATTTTGGGCCGATGAACATCACGGTGACAAACCAGCAGTTCCGCCTGCTGGCCGGACTGCGCGGCGAATATCAGGGTTTCAACTGGGAAAGCGCCGTCGGCTATTCGGAGGCGTGGGCGCGCGACGTCAGCGACAATATCAGCCGCACCCAATTGCAGGACTATCTGTCCCGTTCGACACCCGACGCCTATAATATCTTTGGCACGTCGGTGAACAGCCAGTCGACCATCGACGCGATGCGCGAAGATCTGGTCCGCTATACCAAGTCGACCCTTGCCACCTATGACTTCCGGATATCGAAGGCGGACCTCATCACCCTGCCCGGCGGCAATGTCGGCTTTGCGTCCGGCATCGAGGCCCGGCGCGAAACGCAACTGGATGATCGCGATGGGCGCATCGACGGCACCATCACCTATACCGATCCGCTGACGCGCGCGGTCGCAGGCGATTTCGTCAACTCCGCGCTGAACAGCGATACCAGCGGCCATCGCGAAGTATTCGGTGCCTATGCCGAATTTGCCGTGCCGGTCATTTCGCCCGACATGGACATCCCGCTCATCCGTTCCTTCGACGTCCAGTTGGCGGGACGGTACGAACATTATAGCGATTTCGGCGATGTCGCGGTGCCCAAGGTCGCCGCTGCATGGGACGTCGTGCGCGGCATCCGTTTCCGCGGATCATGGGCAAAGTCCTTCCGCGCGCCCAATTTGGAGCAGACCAACGCGACCGTCGTAACCCGTGCCAATACGCGCACCGACTGGATCTTGTGCGAAGCCGACCAACAGGCGGGCAGGATCACCGACTTTTCGCAATGTTCGCGATCGCAGGTCACGTCGGCGCGTCGTTCCGGCAACCCCGACCTTAAGCCAGAACGCGCAAAGACCTTGTCGTTCGGCGTCGTGCTGGAACCGCCGCTTCCCGACGGTGCGGGCGACCTGACCTTTACCGCTGACTGGTGGCGGGTGCGGCAGACAGGCCTCGTCGGCATTTTCGGCGAGGGCAATGCATTGATCCTCGACTATCTGCTGCGCAAGGAAGGATCGAGCAATGCCAACGTCATCCGCGCCGCGCCGACCGCATCGGACATCGAAGCGTTCACCGGAACTGGACTGGCCCCGGCGGGCGAGGTCCTTTTCGTGCTCGACCAATATACCAATCTGCAACCGCAGACGGTGAAAGGGCTGGACTTCAACCTCAGCTATCGCACCCCGGAAACCGGCATCGGTCGCTTCAACCTTGCGGTCAACGCCTCGCACTTCCTGAAATATTATCAGCAGCCTTCTCCGGGCATCGCGGCGTTGCTGGCATCGCAGGATGCAGGCGATATCGACAACGCCATCAATATTTCGGGCGGGCGCAGCCTGTTGCAGCTGGATCGCAAGCCCAAATGGCGCGGTTCCGCGTCGCTCACCTGGTCGCTGAACAATGTGACGGTCGGCGCCTTCGCCCAATATACAGGCAAGGTCTATGACACCGGTCTGATCGACAGCGACGGCGATTATTGGGCGGTGAAGGCGACGACGACGGCGAACCTTTACGGCCAGTATCGCTTCACGCAGGGATCGCTGGACGGAACGAGCGTTCGTGTGGGCGTGCGCAACCTGTTCGACAAGACGCCGCCTCTGTCCTCCAGCGGCTATCAGGGGCAGCTCTATTCGCCACTGCAACGCTATTGGTACTTGAACATCAGCCATAAATTCTGA
- a CDS encoding thiamine pyrophosphate-dependent dehydrogenase E1 component subunit alpha: MLSCPLVEVYRLSLLSRRFEERVARLALEGFLPPMLHPGAGHEVSQIAALAALRPLDPVIYSHRGLAYMVARGVSLQAILCDIAGRVGGTNNGKGGIMHVVDPSRGIYGESGTLGGGLVVATGMGMALQKKKSDALVVHFFGDGGSNRGPFHESLNWAAVQKLPVIFVCENNGWAVSVPASRSTAVEDISLRAIGYGIPGHIVQGDDPEQVFATFAQAADRARAGQGPSLIEIKAVRLLGHYSTDPQDYRSDVASASEKDPLPKLADMLLAQGLADTAALSAMEQEIERQIADAVAQARQAPLIDAREAMTDLFA; this comes from the coding sequence ATGCTTTCCTGTCCGTTAGTGGAAGTTTATCGGTTGTCCTTGCTTTCACGGCGCTTTGAAGAACGGGTGGCGCGGCTTGCACTTGAAGGCTTTCTGCCTCCGATGTTGCATCCCGGTGCCGGCCATGAAGTGTCGCAAATAGCGGCGCTGGCCGCATTACGGCCACTTGATCCGGTTATCTATTCGCATCGTGGGCTGGCCTATATGGTGGCGCGGGGCGTCTCTTTGCAGGCCATTTTGTGCGATATTGCGGGCCGCGTTGGTGGGACCAACAACGGCAAGGGCGGGATCATGCACGTGGTGGATCCTTCGCGCGGCATATATGGAGAAAGCGGCACACTGGGCGGCGGGCTGGTGGTGGCGACGGGCATGGGCATGGCGCTTCAGAAGAAGAAGTCCGATGCGCTGGTGGTCCATTTCTTTGGCGATGGCGGTTCCAATCGGGGGCCTTTCCATGAATCGTTGAACTGGGCTGCGGTGCAGAAGCTTCCCGTGATTTTCGTGTGCGAAAATAACGGCTGGGCTGTGTCTGTGCCCGCGTCGCGCAGCACGGCGGTGGAAGATATTTCGCTGCGGGCGATCGGCTACGGCATTCCGGGGCACATCGTTCAGGGCGACGATCCGGAGCAGGTTTTCGCGACATTTGCCCAAGCGGCCGACCGGGCGCGCGCGGGCCAGGGGCCGTCGCTCATCGAAATCAAGGCCGTGCGCCTGCTCGGGCACTATTCCACCGATCCGCAGGATTACCGGTCCGACGTCGCCTCGGCGTCCGAGAAGGACCCGCTGCCCAAGCTTGCCGATATGCTGCTGGCGCAGGGCCTGGCGGATACGGCGGCCTTGAGTGCGATGGAGCAAGAGATCGAGCGCCAGATTGCCGATGCCGTGGCGCAAGCCCGGCAAGCGCCGCTGATAGATGCGCGCGAAGCCATGACCGATTTGTTTGCGTGA
- a CDS encoding M14 family metallopeptidase, protein MAIVSSPGNLAKLDDYRAISEKLARAHGVDAVEAQRLAAKGKAIVWIDAGMHATETVTSQGQIQVIHRMLSQSDPETMRMLDDCIILFGHDNPDGMELVSNWYMRHADPKKREFATLPRLYQKYVGHDNNRDSYMAAMPETENVNRVLFRQWYPQIVYNQHQTGPEGMVVFVPPFRDPFNFNYDPIVMSQLNEVGFSMHSRLISEGKAGSGTRSAARYSTWHNGMERSVAYFHNSIGLLTEIIGGPTPAKIPLVPTTQLPRGDEMMPIGPRDWHLQDSLDYQWTLDRAVIDYASRNRERLLFNIWKMGANSIEKGSKDSWTVTPSKVDRLINAAPVKVEGKDEYNRPRPGGPKKVDPALYKAMLQDPAERDPRAYIIPADQRDLPTAITFLNALIKNGVEVERADAPFRAGGKDYVAGSYIVRTAQAYRPHVIDMFEPQDHPHDTDYPGGPPTAPYDVTGYTLAYQMGIAFDRILDGLDQHFTPVSDLLTPPPGRIVGQGTAGWIVGHESNNSFILTNRLLKAGVRPAWLKQGITVDGESLQPGAIWVPALSEAKEIVDKAVVELGLTVHRASAAPQGERIALKPLRIGLVDRYGGLMSSGWTRFLLERFEFPFVQLYPKRLDAGNLAKDYDVLLFTDDALPPSGPWGSDRSSKQPELKDTPVEYQPMLGEATDAKTVPAVAEFARGGGTVVAIGSSARFIDLLGTPLKPALTREVDGAQKMPDTKSFYIPGSILRARVDNRQPLAYGLPDQVDVFFNQSQTFVPATNATPYGKASWFEGRDLLRSGWAVGQEKLAGTIAVADVDVGKGKLLLMTPEVAQRAQSYGTFKFLFNALLYGAADRK, encoded by the coding sequence ATGGCGATCGTGTCCTCCCCCGGCAATCTGGCGAAGCTGGACGACTATCGCGCCATTTCCGAAAAGCTGGCCCGCGCCCATGGCGTCGATGCTGTCGAAGCGCAGCGCCTTGCGGCAAAGGGCAAGGCGATCGTCTGGATCGACGCAGGTATGCACGCGACCGAGACGGTGACGTCGCAGGGGCAGATCCAGGTCATCCACCGGATGCTGAGCCAGTCGGACCCCGAAACAATGCGGATGCTGGACGATTGCATCATATTGTTCGGGCATGACAATCCCGATGGCATGGAACTCGTCAGCAACTGGTATATGCGGCATGCAGACCCCAAGAAGCGGGAGTTCGCGACCCTGCCCCGGCTTTATCAGAAATATGTCGGTCACGATAATAATCGCGACAGCTATATGGCGGCCATGCCCGAGACGGAAAATGTCAATCGGGTGCTGTTCCGGCAATGGTATCCCCAGATCGTCTATAACCAGCATCAGACCGGGCCGGAGGGCATGGTCGTGTTCGTGCCGCCGTTCCGCGATCCGTTCAATTTCAACTACGACCCGATCGTCATGTCGCAGCTGAACGAAGTCGGCTTTTCCATGCATTCGCGACTGATTTCGGAGGGCAAGGCGGGGTCCGGCACGCGCAGCGCGGCCCGTTATTCGACTTGGCATAATGGCATGGAGCGGTCGGTCGCCTATTTTCACAACAGCATCGGCCTGTTGACGGAAATTATCGGCGGACCGACCCCGGCGAAAATCCCCCTGGTCCCAACGACCCAGTTGCCGCGCGGCGACGAGATGATGCCGATCGGCCCGCGCGACTGGCATTTGCAGGATTCGCTCGATTATCAATGGACGCTCGACCGTGCGGTGATCGATTATGCGTCGCGCAATCGCGAGCGATTGCTGTTCAACATCTGGAAGATGGGCGCGAACAGTATCGAGAAGGGCAGCAAGGACAGCTGGACCGTCACGCCGTCCAAGGTCGATCGCCTGATCAATGCCGCGCCTGTGAAAGTGGAAGGCAAGGACGAATATAATCGTCCGCGGCCCGGTGGCCCCAAAAAAGTCGATCCGGCGCTTTACAAGGCGATGCTGCAAGACCCGGCCGAGCGCGATCCGCGTGCCTATATCATCCCGGCCGACCAGCGCGACCTGCCGACGGCGATCACCTTCCTCAACGCGCTTATCAAGAATGGCGTGGAGGTCGAGCGGGCCGACGCGCCGTTCCGGGCGGGCGGGAAAGACTATGTCGCCGGTTCCTATATCGTGCGCACGGCGCAGGCCTATCGACCGCATGTAATCGACATGTTCGAGCCGCAGGACCATCCGCACGATACAGATTATCCGGGCGGCCCGCCGACCGCCCCCTATGATGTGACCGGCTATACGCTGGCCTATCAGATGGGCATCGCATTCGACCGTATTCTCGACGGACTGGATCAGCACTTTACCCCGGTGTCAGACCTGCTGACGCCGCCCCCGGGCCGGATCGTCGGTCAGGGAACGGCGGGCTGGATCGTCGGCCATGAAAGCAACAATAGTTTCATCCTGACCAACAGGCTGCTCAAGGCTGGAGTGCGGCCCGCCTGGCTGAAGCAGGGGATAACGGTGGACGGCGAAAGCCTGCAACCCGGCGCAATATGGGTTCCGGCTTTGTCAGAGGCGAAAGAGATCGTGGACAAGGCCGTCGTGGAACTGGGCCTGACCGTTCATAGAGCAAGCGCCGCGCCGCAGGGCGAACGGATCGCGCTTAAGCCGCTGCGCATCGGCTTGGTCGATCGTTATGGTGGACTCATGTCGTCGGGCTGGACCCGTTTCCTGCTCGAACGCTTCGAATTTCCCTTTGTCCAATTATATCCCAAACGACTGGATGCCGGTAATCTGGCAAAGGATTATGATGTCCTACTGTTTACTGACGACGCCCTGCCGCCCAGTGGCCCCTGGGGATCGGACCGGTCGAGCAAGCAGCCTGAATTGAAGGACACGCCGGTCGAATATCAGCCGATGCTGGGCGAGGCGACCGACGCAAAGACGGTGCCCGCCGTAGCCGAATTTGCACGGGGCGGCGGAACGGTCGTGGCGATCGGCAGTTCGGCGCGGTTCATCGATCTGCTCGGAACGCCGCTCAAGCCGGCTCTGACGCGGGAAGTGGATGGCGCGCAGAAAATGCCGGACACCAAGAGCTTCTATATTCCCGGATCGATCCTGCGCGCGCGTGTCGATAATCGTCAGCCGCTGGCCTATGGCCTGCCCGATCAGGTGGACGTCTTCTTCAATCAGTCGCAGACTTTTGTGCCCGCGACCAACGCCACCCCTTACGGCAAGGCAAGCTGGTTCGAGGGGCGCGATCTGCTGCGCAGCGGCTGGGCCGTTGGGCAGGAGAAGCTGGCCGGGACGATCGCGGTGGCCGATGTCGATGTGGGCAAGGGCAAACTTCTGCTGATGACGCCCGAAGTCGCGCAGCGCGCCCAATCCTATGGCACGTTCAAATTCCTGTTCAACGCACTGCTTTATGGAGCCGCCGATCGGAAATAG